A region of Trichoplusia ni isolate ovarian cell line Hi5 unplaced genomic scaffold, tn1 tig00002324, whole genome shotgun sequence DNA encodes the following proteins:
- the LOC113507526 gene encoding uncharacterized protein LOC113507526 codes for MERGPNLQQDLQALILRWRRFPFVYTADIETFYREVRIQEQDQHLQRILWRDSEEDKIKEYQPCTVTYGTKAAPFLAMRTIKQLIYDDGAQYPLAAEILQSQLYVDDLLAGSYDLQQAKATQQQLIDLLKQGGFNLRKWASNDKRLLEDLKPDQISQNMIDFKHTETNKTLGVMWNPSTDQFTFHHPVEITNECTTITKRSLLSQLSKRYDPLGWLSPATIKAKLIFQQLWTTNLNWDDPVPQNVQKQ; via the coding sequence ATGGAACGTGGGCCAAACCTTCAACAGGACTTACAAGCATTAATATTGCGGTGGAGGAGGTTTCCCTTTGTTTACACCGCCGACATCGAAACATTTTATAGAGAGGTCCGAATACAAGAACAAGATCAGCATCTGCAGAGGATTCTGTGGAGAGATTCCGAAGAAGACAAGATCAAAGAATACCAGCCGTGTACCGTAACATACGGTACTAAAGCTGCTCCCTTTTTAGCGATGCgcacaataaaacaattaatttacgATGATGGTGCTCAGTACCCACTTGCTGCTGAAATATTGCAGAGTCAGCTCTATGTCGATGATCTCCTCGCCGGGAGCTATGACCTTCAACAAGCCAAGGCCACTCAACAGCAATTAATCGATCTACTCAAACAAGGTGGTTTTAACCTGCGCAAGTGGGCGAGCAACGACAAACGCTTATTAGAAGATCTTAAACCCGATCAAATTAGTCAAAACATGATTGACTTCAAGCACACCGAAACAAACAAGACATTGGGAGTTATGTGGAACCCCTCTACGGATCAATTTACATTTCACCATCCAGTGGAAATAACAAACGAGTGCACTACAATTACGAAAAGATCGTTGCTATCTCAACTATCAAAGCGATACGATCCACTCGGCTGGCTTTCACCTGCTACTATAAAGGCCAAACTTATTTTCCAACAACTGTGGACTACAAACCTCAACTGGGATGATCCCGTTCCACAAAACGTACAAAAACAGTAG